Proteins from a genomic interval of Danio rerio strain Tuebingen ecotype United States chromosome 4, GRCz12tu, whole genome shotgun sequence:
- the opn1sw1 gene encoding opsin-1, short-wave-sensitive 1, with amino-acid sequence MDAWAVQFGNASKVSPFEGEQYHIAPKWAFYLQAAFMGFVFIVGTPMNGIVLFVTMKYKKLRQPLNYILVNISLAGFIFDTFSVSQVFVCAARGYYFLGYTLCAMEAAMGSIAGLVTGWSLAVLAFERYVVICKPFGSFKFGQGQAVGAVVFTWIIGTACATPPFFGWSRYIPEGLGTACGPDWYTKSEEYNSESYTYFLLVTCFMMPMTIIIFSYSQLLGALRAVAAQQAESESTQKAEREVSRMVVVMVGSFVLCYAPYAVTAMYFANSDEPNKDYRLVAIPAFFSKSSCVYNPLIYAFMNKQFNACIMETVFGKKIDESSEVSSKTETSSVSA; translated from the exons ATGGACGCGTGGGCCGTTCAATTCGGAAATGCTTCCAAAGTCAGCCCCTTCGAGGGCGAACAATACCACATTGCCCCCAAATGGGCGTTCTACCTGCAGGCAGCTTTCATGGGCTTTGTATTTATCGTGGGCACACCTATGAACGGAATCGTCCTCTTCGTCACGATGAAGTACAAGAAACTCAGGCAGCCTCTCAACTACATCTTGGTAAACATCTCCCTAGCAGGCTTCATTTTCGACACGTTCTCTGTAAGTCAAGTATTCGTCTGCGCTGCTAGAGGTTATTACTTCCTTGGGTATACGTTGTGTGCGATGGAAGCGGCAATGGGATCGATTGCAG GTCTTGTGACGGGATGGTCCTTGGCTGTTCTGGCTTTCGAGAGATATGTGGTCATCTGCAAACCCTTCGGAAGCTTCAAATTCGGACAAGGCCAGGCTGTTGGAGCTGTGGTGTTCACCTGGATCATTGGTACCGCCTGTGCTACTCCTCCCTTCTTTGGATGGAGCAG ATACATTCCCGAGGGTCTTGGCACTGCCTGCGGACCTGACTGGTACACAAAAAGCGAGGAGTACAACTCAGAGAGCTACACTTACTTCCTTCTCGTCACCTGCTTCATGATGCCAATGACCATCATCATTTTCTCCTACTCACAGCTCTTGGGAGCCCTGCGCGCC GTTGCAGCCCAGCAGGCCGAGTCAGAGTCCACCCAGAAGGCAGAGAGAGAAGTGTCCAGGATGGTTGTTGTAATGGTTGGCTCTTTCGTGCTTTGCTATGCCCCTTATGCCGTCACCGCCATGTATTTTGCCAATTCCGATGAGCCAAACAAGGATTACCGCCTGGTCGCCATCCCTGCTTTCTTCTCAAAGAGCTCCTGCGTGTATAATCCCCTAATCTACGCCTTCATGAACAAACAG TTCAACGCCTGCATCATGGAGACTGTATTTGGCAAGAAGATTGATGAGTCCTCAGAGGTTTCCAGCAAGACCGAAACCTCATCTGTGTCTGCATAA